The region tttaaagttatatttttaacaggccaggacaggattggtccgttaaaatctcataacttctttattcgatgtccattttcgtctgtatttttatcgttacgctactaataacgagatcttcgattcttgtttaggttgtgtcggctaaaaatcaatcgatctaaaattcgaatttcgggctgtacaccgctaatccgaaacttcgaaaaatcataacttcttcatacgaagtcagatttgggcgttctttttatcgatgttcttagtttaacatattctacgacttttgtttagagcgcTAAGTCTAAATCTCTatatatcataaatttactatttacgcttcccggcgccgtgccggttccgacgcgaaacttcgacgggtcataacttcttcgttataactcggatttcagcgttctttatatgtacggaaaccttgtgacatattctacaaattagttaagattatttattctaaataatatttttgtcaaaaagtcgttttcgacccctattgcctctaaattgactagcccggatctgcgggcgttacataccTAATCAGGCCACTCTATCTAACATCTTTGCTTAGTAATTAGCTGACACCAGTGGAGTCCCTAAAAGCACAAAGTAAGTGTCATTCGAGCATTGAGGTCTAAACCAGTGCACTACCTAATTAGGCCACTCCATCTAATCCTTTGTAACTGACATACAAACACATCTCTCCTATCATCCTACCATGCGATTCTGAGAATATCCATATCCCTTAACTAGCAtgctatacacatatacatatacttgtaacaataacatgtatgggtattttggggaaatatttacttgagctcggctaaaTGCACGCATCACACcacttttctttataaaaatatatttataaaattcattttttttccaaaagattaccaattccttcttttgagtttagacacacccgagagtttgcacgaatccctcaaaccaaggctctcataccaacttgtaacgtcccaaaaataccatataaaaaatttatttttaaaactagCAAAACCATAACTAATTCATTCCAAATCCATCAAAatgttataatttataaaataatcatCAAAGTacaaatcaaatcataaaaatgcagaCTACTGGTGGATGCAGTGCGATCATGGcagacccttccctttcgaaccggatgTACATGATACCATAAACACAAAACTTTAAGCACAAAGTTTCACGactttcccccaaaataccacatacaaaacaTACATATTATCTAGGAACTAAACTGGGTCTGTTTTTGCCCTGAGTCTATTTTAACtctttcggtatctttcaactggaaccgggtctatttcaccccctgagTCTATGTTAattccttcggtatctttcaactgctattgggtctatttcaccccctgagtctatttcaaatccttcggtatctttcagtCGGTACTGGGTTTATTTCACCCTACAGCTAAACATAAAATATTACtagcaagaatcacaaagacaataaGCACATACAAACATATCATCAAATGTCATGAAGATAATTCTACAATATAATGTAGTGGGCTGACATTGTtgccttcaacccacaagtacagtggaGAGACTCACCTCAACTGACCAATGAACATATATTACTTTATCGGGCTATTGGTGTTGAAGTCTCTCCTACTAAATATATCCACACCAACCCTAAATTAGTAATCAAGAAAATTCCCCAAGAATGCAAGTCCAAATACCATAGTAAGATCTTAtttgggcaaaagaccatttttcccttcCAAGTCCCTAGCCCTTTAGAATTGACCCAAAGTCAACTGGTCAAGAAAATTCAATAGTCAATTCAAGGGATTTAAGTGCTCCGTACTACCATCTCTATGTTGGTCATAGTGTTCACTCACGAAGGATGGGCCATTCATgagctacgttgggcgtagctcAGATTACATTCCGAGTAATGGGTTGATAAGTGCTTCCCATATTAAGCTCTTAATTCGTAAAGATAAGTCATTAGTGGCTTAGATCTAGTCTTAAAGAACGTTTTGAttgataaagttgatgactttatgcCCATGTATGGCCATAAGAAGCTCTAAGTTAAACCCTAACTTTCTAACCTCACTTAATGACCAAAATCCTTTGCATGGAAGAACCAAGGTCTGGAGTAACTTATCCTCACAAGACACAAAGTTATGCGACAAAAGATTAAGAAAAACAAGGATCTAATGAGATTTATCATATAAATGAGCAAGATTCGAAGTTTATACCTCTTGAAGCTAAGAAATGCAATAGAGACTCTGGATCTACAAACTTGGCTTCAACAACTCCTCAAgctcaaccttctccttctttaagATACAGTAAAACACACCAAAAATGCTAAAAAATTTCTCTACGGAACTAGGGTTTCGATCTTTAAGCTCTAGGGGTAGAGGTTGGTGATAAAGGAGGCTTAAacgacttaaggtcctttaaataggagctCAACCCTAAAATTTAGTATTAAAATCTACATGAGTACGCCCTTCATACTCATCATGTACGCTCGACGTACTCGATGAACCCACATCCCTCTTGAATTATTTACACTCAGCGTACCTatagggtacgccccgcgtaatgactTAAATTGCAaggtttttttcttatttttttattttaagccATAGATGAAATACCTGGAAACATGGATGTTAAAAGATTCCATGTGGTTTATAGttcaaatgcaagaaataacactaTATTCGACTATTGATATCATATAATGACCTCTTTTTGGATCTGGAGTCAAATCTAGACCTTAGATCAAGATTTAGCTAGAAAAAGAATAATTTCTACCTTTTAATCTTTATGATGGAATCTTATCTTCAAACCCTAGCTTATTCTTTAACAAGTTCACTTTAGATCGCCATTGAAGCATGATAATTCATCTATGGGAGAATTCCTTACACCAAGTTTTGTTTCTCTTCCTAAATGGACGGATTGTCCTTAACTAGGCTAACTACAATCAATATATATTTCACAATGGAGCcttatgttttatattttctaaaatagACACTATTTGACCAATTCTTTTTAATGAAACTTATTATTTTAACAAATTTGTTCCATATCTTCATATTCATGACAATATGATCAAGACTTAGTCAAATATGCCCTTCAAGTATGAATATTTGATAGTTTTGGTTCCTTCCTCTACATTTTTACTCAACGTTCACActcttatattattttttatttatcaataatatgattaaaattattaaaatttattatctaattgtttttattaattatttctaTATGCTTAAATAAAGTTTGGACTAACCCCTAAAACACGAAGTTATAATTACCTCCCCCTTAGGATATTTTTGTCATCGAAATCGTTGGATAAAAAAGAGGCATATCTATCTTTTCTTCATCGCCAATTCAGTCTTCGATGTGAGGTTAAGTCCTAATGAGTTTATCTATTTAACTATATCAAGTGAATCATCTTTATTCTTAGCATCTTTACTTTTCTATCCACAATCTCTTAATGTTCCTCAATTACACATTTATTCTGAATTTTGTATTTCCTCTAATATTTATAAACCCCCCTTATTACCCAACCATTTTGTAATATAGCACACATGGAATGTATTATGAATCATATCTTGCTCTTGAAATAACTCCAAACAATAATCTTGTTCCCTAACTCTCTCTAACACATTCAACAATCCGATATATAGTAGATTCAACTTCTCCTTGTTTCAAAACGGATCCATTCGCTCCATGGTGATACCTTCAATAATAGTTGATCACGTACTTCAAATTTCATCAGGTGACTTTTAATGCTCACATAATTATTTTGTTGAATCTGAACTGCTAACATTTTACCTTCTTACTTGTCACATGAATCAAGTTAGACCCCATCAATACTTTCTCGCAAGCTTGTTAATCATTGACTTCTAGTTGTCTTTGTTGTAAGAGAATCCAATCAATGGGACACGCTTAGTCCAGCTTCCTAAATTTCCAACAAACAAGAACTCAACATGTCCTCTAAACTCTGAATTCTTCCTTCACTTTGAATTTTCGTTTGAGGATGGTAAGAAGTACTCAAACACAAATATTTCCCTAATTCCTCTTCCATACTCCTCCAAAAGTTTAAAGTGAAATGACTATATATGTTTGACACAATGGACAAGGGTACACCTTGTCTCTACGCTACTTTTTTTACATATAGTTTCACAAACGTTTCCATGGGCCATGCTTCTCTTGTCGAAGGGGATGCACACTCTTGGTTAACCTGCCCATAACAACCAAATCATTTCATATCCCTTCTTAGTTTTTGTAAGTTTTGTCAGAAAATCCATGGTTAtttttcccatttccattccatCACTTCAAGTGGTTCTTTATTACAATAAAGCTATTGATTCTTGATTTTGACAAAGGAGAAAGTCAAACAATAACTTTTGTACTTCACAATGTCAACTTTTATTGTCGGGCATTTGTAATATGGTTTCAAATCCATCTACATTCTTGTTGTCGGGGGTGTATTTAGTATCCATACTCATACGCCTCATCAAGTAGAATCTTTCTTATGTCCCTAGTAATAGCCACCTCTATCCGGCCCttaatgtttttaattaatgTGATTCCTTTTCAAAAATTACAATTTTCCCTAATTTTTGCTTTCCTTAGGTTTTTCACTTTTTCTTGCATTTTTTGTGCCACTTTTAACACTTAAACAATGGATGATATTACTTCAAATTCTAGGGCCTTAACCTACCTCTtttactttatttcttttctACTCAAATCATCCACCACTATGTTATCCTTCCTAGTATGATATGTAATTTCACAATCACAATATTTATGTAGTTACATCCACTATCCCTACCTCATATTTAGTTCTTTTTAGGTAAGTAGATATTGTCTTATATTTAATTCTTTTAAGGTAAGTAGATATTGTAAAATGTTTTGAGGAAATTATAGTTGGCATTTTGTCTTTTACAAATTATGCCTACATATCTTTAAGGATTGAATGATAGCTACTAACTATAAATCATGGGTCTGATAGTTCAACTCATGGGGCTTCAACTGTCGCGATGCATAAGATATCACTTTACCCCATTATAAGTGTGTTAAAAAAGATATAAGTCATTAAATGTATGGTGATAGTAAGCTTCTCATGCAAGATATATATGAGAGACAAGTGTTAGGGTGTTGGTGAGACGTGATTGGATCTGCAAAAGTAGTGGATATGTTGACCAGAGAAATCGTTAGCGGCTAAAAACGCTGATAGATTATGGGGTGAAGAAGAGAGAGATAATCGAGAGAAAGAGACATGTCTAGTGACTATGGAGAATAGAGGAAACAGATAGTGTGTGTTtttttgtgtgtatatatatatattaataacaaaataattaaaatgtaaAATACATCGTTAGGGTAAAATAATCCTATCATGTATGATGTATAGCTGAAATCCAAATtgcaacaaacaaaaaaaaatactacAAGGAGCTTCTTAGTGaaaaaaaaaggttaagaacTAACCATATACATTATCTTAACAACAATGACCATTTTATGCTAGCTTTTGATTGAAAAAAGTTAAGAACTAACCATACTTATTATCCTAAACTACAATGACCATTTATATAATTTACTCTATCTATGTTATAATTAACAATAATTATGCAtgataattttaatatattaaatatgatAAAATTACAATACatatagttataaaaataaaattattattatgcTTTATTACTTTATTTCAAATAttataattagaaaatataataCAATGTTGTTGAAAGAAAAaactttaataataataattttaaatgattGATAAAAGTAATCAACTTTTCATTATTAAAcaatattataataaaatgttcCTCATATAATAAcatgaaaattaataaatatcaACATCTAAATATACCGTATATTCTTGACATCCGAATCTACTCAAGGACTATCATGTAAGGATAATGATTATCCTAAACCTCGTTTGTGAAGTTCAAGTATGAGTTAATCTATTTTCCTATGTTGGGTGTGATACACATCTATGaaacaattatatataattaGAAATGGCCATGTAGATTTTGCATTAACGGTTAAATTACCATGAACATGTTTCATTTTGTGATTCTACATCTAATTAAACTCTTTCTACTTAATCATTATAGTTTATACATCACAAGAAAATCAATTAGATGGTGGAAGAGGTTCCTCAAGGTTTCTACAGTACAAGTGGTGGATACAGATAGTAGTGTTCACCATGTTTGTACTCTCCGGTCAATCAGCCGCAACAATGTTGGGAAGACTTTACTTCATCAATGGTGGAAATAGTAAATGGATGGCAACACTTGTTCAAACTGTTGGATTTCCACTTATGTTACCTTTTATCTTCCTATTTTCACCTTCAAAAACACCACTGGAACATCACCACCAAGTCACTGGAAAATCTTCTTGGACTACCCTTGTGATTCTGTATACAACTCTTGGTATATTCTTGGCTGGAAATTGTATGTTGTATTCTTTTGGACTCAATTTTTTGCCAGTTTCCACGTATTCGTTGATCTGTACGAGTCAACTCGCTTTCAATGCCTTGTTTTCATACTTCCTTAATGGACAGAAGTTCACTCCGTTCATAGCTAATTCGCTTGTTCTTCTTAGTTTTTCGTCTATGCTACTTGTGTTTCAGAGTGATTCTAAAGAGACCGGGAAAATATCAAGAAGCAAGTATATCATTGGTTTTGTATGCACAATCGCTGCCTCTGCAGGTAACATCTTCCTTAAACCATTAATAAGAGATGATAATTGAACAATAGACATATTTTAGAAAAAGTTTAACCTATCAAATTATATTCTTGTGGAGTTTTATATAACATTTGGTACATTTTTTTgaattttcatatttttgtttCCTGTAGTAATGGTGTAGAAATGACGTTTCTTCAACTTGTTTATTTTGGACATATGTCATGAAAAACTTACTAAAACAATTTTATAAAAGAGTAACTACTTGAAGACAATAGAATTTTAAGGAAAAATATCACTAACCTCACTAGAAACATTTCACAACATTCTAAACATCAGAATAACTTATGAATCTCAAAAAAGATGAAAATTATGAAATGAAAGTTTTTCATTAGTCTTGCACAATATGTCCACATATATAGCAACAACTTAAGCCATATCATCACCATATAAAATATGAATCTTCATTAACATGTAAACCAAATGATAAACAATTTCACAATGATGATACAAAGATAAAAGTTATTTAATGTTCTCATTGAAAAGATTATGTATTTAGATTGTAATAGGTTAAAACCTGGTTActatatatttaataaattttGCATATATAACCATGAACCTAACCATTAATAAAGATGGTATAGTGATTTGTGGTGATGACTTGGGAATTAAGTATCCAAAATGGAGTTGACCCATGTTCGAATCTCACATGCTTCAACCTTGATTGTGGTGACATGCAGCTCAATATAAAAATTATGTTTTGATTGTGTAGGGTGGGGTTTGATGCTTTCAATAACACAACTCGCACTTCAAAAGATATTGAAATCTACAAGCTACAAGGTGGTATTTGATATAACCGTGTATCAAAGCTTGATAGCAACTATTGTAATTCTCATGGGACTATTTGCTAGTGGTGAATGGAAGGATATAAAGGAGGAAATGTGGAATTTTGAGTCTGGACAGGCTTCGTATATAATAAATCTTGTAGGAACAGCTGTCTCATGGCAAGTTTTCACGGTTGGTTATATTGGCTTGATCTTTGAGGTTTCATCTCTTTTTTCAAATGTTATTAGTACTTTAGGTATCCCAATTGTGCCCATTTTGGCAGTCATGTTTTTTGATGAAAAGATGAATGGGGTGAAGGCAGTCTCCATGTTGTTAGCTATTTGGGGGTTTGTCTCTTATATCTATCAACATTATCTTGATGACTTGAAGGAAAAAGAAAATTCTAGATTTGTTAATCTTGATCGTGAAGTTAATCTTATAGAAACAAGAATGACTAGTCAATAAATGTAATGGTTAGAGACTTTGTATTCTTTGAATTTCCATCAAATGACAATATATATACAGAAAGTTGTAAGTCGATTTTTGTTTTATAAGTGAAGATCTGAGGTCTATTATGTGTATTGTATTGATACTACCATTtgttatgtatttatatttttgaCGATATTATGATTTTGACGCTACATTTTCATTGATGCTacattctcaaatttgacaatTGATTATTTTGTTGGATTTTCATGCAACTTAACATAATTATGAGATTTACGTGTAACGTAACAATATATATCATAGGCATTAACATAAGAAGGTTGGTTTTCCTTAAGCACAAGCTCAGATGAACCTACCCCATAGACTCTCGTGTTTCGATATTTACTAGTTCTAGTTGGAAGGTGACCTAAAAAGGTTGAAAGGTGAAAGATAAATATAACACCCAACCTAAGAAATTTTTTTCAATATGTTTTTTGTGCTATATAAGCATCGAATCAAGAAATCAAGAATATATAAATATTTCCTATATAATGAAGTCGTTTCCACAAACTTATCTGATAGTAAAAAACACATGTAAATGAacaaaatattacacaaaaactTGTATAACGAagcttttaaatttataattaaattgaaaAATCTTTGGGTTGAAATAAAAACTcttataataatttttttggaTAATCATAAAATTACAATATTATTATGGTGCTTATAGGTAAATCTCCAAATTTTATCAATTTacaaaaatatcattaaatcagaTATGGGCATCTTGGATTAGGATGATAAATAATATAGATTTTCTGTCATTTGCACTGCacatttctttattttcttttaaccCTTAACTTTAACATGTCTGTTAATGGGTTCCCACATAGTGTGCCTGGAATCTATATACCCTTCACCTAGATAATTAGATAACTAGAAAACCATAAATGACAAAGCAAGATACTATCGAGAAAGCACACAAAATCATAGTTCTCGAATAAAGGCCAATATTAACTACTCGAAGACACATTCCCAGAAAAAGTGGATCAACATTTGTTAAGGACAAATATCTCATCATGAAATCTACCTAGTAAAATATGGCTAGTTGATAATCACTGTACTTCCCGGTCACATACTCTACAAGGACAACCCATCCTAGAATGCACTCTGAATATACACCTAAATAATGACGAGGCAATATCATCTCACAACTCACATCATAATTCAAACATTTAACCTAACTTCTGCATCAGAAAGTATTACAGATAACGCTCTTTATAATGGGGTATGGTACTAACTCACTTACATATTCAAGTTCGCCTGAAAGGACATTGTAATTTACACGACCGATAAAGTACACTCTTGACCACAAGTTTCTTGACGATCATGTTGATGTCTCCTCAATTATACAAATTTTTAAGGACATttcatatagttttatgaatGCTTTTAAGGTTAAAAATGGACAACATATAGTTAATtgttatatatttatgttttgtAGCAAAAAATGACCATGTGATGAAGTAGATGCTAAAAAGGGAAAGATTAGAGCATATTTTCTTGGATTAAGAGCTAAGGAAAACAATTTGAAATTTGTATGAAAAATATTATAAAGAAATCGAAGATTCTAAGGAAACTACTAAAAATTGAAGTTTTACTACGATTTATGTAATCGCACGACAAAATAAGTCAGATATGGAAGGCTATATATAGGATCGTAATTTTTCCCGTAGGATATATCCTATAGAACATGCATATAAATTCTAGAAGAGAAACTGGAAATGGCCAATATGGGGAAAAAGGTTAtaagaaaccctagtttatagAACAAATCAACATCTGAAGCAGAAAGACTGATTGGAGTATTGTGTAAGGCTTTTAGTTTAGATTATGGGCTAATTCCCAATAGCTTTGTTTAGATGTAGatgatttgattatgattatgtttTGATTCATTAAAAGAATTCTAGTAGATGTTCAATTTACTACGATTACTTCATTAAGGATCCAAGTGCGTTCATATTAGTGTTATTATGTTTATTTAGCTGAGTGTTTGATCTAAGATTAGGTTTGAATTTtgttactgtgacaacccgatatttcaactacATGTAAACGACCTAAAAAGTCACGTATTGTAACCACGTTACTTGTAataaaattaacttcgaaaataaaatatcCAAAAATCACTAATTAAATTACCTATTATGTTATATGTCaataaaccgtgatcgtacgtaaaaagaacgcccaaattcgACTTCATATAAGAAAGTTAGGAATTTTTCAAGTTCGGCTTAACGGCAGACGGCTAAAAgctcgaatcagagatcgagcgacttttggccggaatgacctaaacgagaatcgaaggtctcaacaatggtatttcagcggtaaaaagtctagcaaaaaccgacgtcaaataaagaagttatgaatttctaaagaaattttcttaccgcgaccttttaaaaataaataataaaaataatttcagaattcgCCGAcgagatctaaacgaaagttgtagagtatggtctcaccttcgcgtggatataaagaacgtcgaaaacggagttcgtatgaagaagatatgaatttttgaagtttattaaataattataatataaatttaattaaaaacccttggtattatccgaaggggagtcaccagatagggccgagttacgcccagtgtaaccccgtacgcccagcatacgcgaGGCCTTGGCGTCGGATCGTCCATGTCGCGCCTGTGCGAGGCTATGCCCTgtcccatccgagctccgaggtagtcgaggactcggtcacgcatgacgcacgcgtacgcccagcgtacgaggtcggttcccagcccctataaaagggatgcgagggttccggggaaaacacaccatttctctcatttctcttacGTTCTTTCCTCATTTTCCATGCCCgtgctaccccgaagccccgatcactttgctcaagtcccgaaggtcgtttgtgctcccgagattcccgagaatcccgaggaaatccACTTTCTCGAGCAGAAATTATGTCCGGTTTTCATCCCGCAACCTCcgaactttcaagtgagttcatacccctataattcacacttttaaatgttttatgagtacttttacatgcttttaagggggggggggaatacaagtaaaacactcgATTATTATCATGTGTTATATAAACTTTCACTATACGCGTTTTATCAaaggaatcatatgtgatttaaaactattatagggaaattTTCATATGCAAATTATACCACGACAACATTTTATCTTTTGAAATGAGAAAcgatttatgtatttatataaatcaGATACTTTGCTTATAGTACATTTCTGTGTGTCGGTTTTGGCACTACAAAAActacacttttcataacaagtgaataTTTTCACTAAGGGTTTATTATACAAACGAAACACACTTttaggaaactataataggtatagtttgacgAGAATACTATGAACTTTTACATACGTGGAAATACTATTTCAAGAAGCTAATTTCATATACAATAACGAACGAACGttttcacacgtaaatctgttttatactaagttttgtgagacattaacttcacgtacgtccgagtacacatttcaagtcctgtattatatactagaatcccttggagggggagcatggtgtttgtgtatagatctatacgggcttgacaacccgcgccctgactgttagctacagtctaccatttggggtgacaaacgtcataacattacaacgcctgaagaacgttgtgtataggcattccttgtcaatagtatggttataatactCACatagagtattaaaaacacaatgatttacggggtttttcagacgcattggaaattttatacgtacatatatttaccagaaacaaacattggtcttgaaagaaggctacatttatactagtagaaaatataggattttttaggaacaaacaaacaagaacaaaaacatttcatttcatacaaacattgtcattaaatacttatgaaactcacgagcttaaatgctgatctactctttcaaaactacttgtatgtcccagggattcagtaattacaagtAACAAACAGGTTTTggagaagggacgctgcggcggcagtttaatttcatattttgacatcatattgtaattggttttgaacatgtactcttttaaacaatgtaaactttcaattatatatatgatggttttaTTGCTttgtttactatgtattcatttgttacgttaccacatgaagtcatccgcccccgaacgttttcgccattccggtttgggggtgtgacagttactTGAATCAATAATTTCATTAACAAGTAGGAGATCAGAACTTTACTAATTGAGGTTGTAGACATATCCAACTAGTGGATGCATCCCTAAGTTAAGCATAATAATATTGATTTAATCTTCATGATTGTACTATTGAGTTATGAAAATTGAAAAGTTTCCATTAACCCTATGACTGATCATACCAATTGAGTCTTTCAAAATACGATCTTAATAGAATGGATCTACGAAGCATATACCTGCTTGTAGATACTTAGAAACATATAATTAATGAATATAGATTGGAGTTAATTAATTATAATTCGGTGAATATCTATAAGTTTTTATTGCACTTCTTatgaataaaacataatcattcGTGAATCGAAATCTATTAAAAAAATACTATTACTATTATctatatatttatttatctatCTAGTTAGTTATACTTGAGTTCTTATATTATTTAGTTTATAGTAATTCAtattatcttatttattttattattatgttgATTCTTATCCATTGGTACACTTTTGTTCTCATTGTGTTCAACACACG is a window of Lactuca sativa cultivar Salinas chromosome 1, Lsat_Salinas_v11, whole genome shotgun sequence DNA encoding:
- the LOC111892177 gene encoding probable purine permease 10 is translated as MKEAEEQATNTIVYTSQENQLDGGRGSSRFLQYKWWIQIVVFTMFVLSGQSAATMLGRLYFINGGNSKWMATLVQTVGFPLMLPFIFLFSPSKTPLEHHHQVTGKSSWTTLVILYTTLGIFLAGNCMLYSFGLNFLPVSTYSLICTSQLAFNALFSYFLNGQKFTPFIANSLVLLSFSSMLLVFQSDSKETGKISRSKYIIGFVCTIAASAGWGLMLSITQLALQKILKSTSYKVVFDITVYQSLIATIVILMGLFASGEWKDIKEEMWNFESGQASYIINLVGTAVSWQVFTVGYIGLIFEVSSLFSNVISTLGIPIVPILAVMFFDEKMNGVKAVSMLLAIWGFVSYIYQHYLDDLKEKENSRFVNLDREVNLIETRMTSQ